From the Gallaecimonas kandeliae genome, one window contains:
- a CDS encoding chemotaxis protein CheA, translating to MSFELDEDILQDFLVEAGEILELLSEQLVELEKRPQDSDLLNAIFRGFHTVKGGAGFLGLSNLVDVCHGAENVFDLLRNGQRHVNAELMDVVLAALDTINEMFALIQERIIPGPADETLLAGLHRLCEEEQAQASAPAAAVEAPAEPEAMPVDPSEVSSGGIDEITDAEFEALLDELHGSSKGPSSAEAAPATPAAEAPSSAPSSDEITDDEFEALLDQLHGKGQFGGAVDDKATEAPAEAPKAEDKATAAKGGGDLINDDEFEALLDQLHGKGKGPSVDTPAPARADKAPAPVAKADTPAPAGVASPPPETTVRVDTKKLDEIMNMVGELVLVRNRLLSIGLNADDDELSKAVANLDVVTGDLQGAVMQTRMQPIKKVFGRFPRVVRDLARSLKKDINLELVGEETDLDKNLVEALADPLVHLVRNAVDHGIEMPDARASSGKPRNGTIVLSASQEGDHILLSITDDGAGMDPEKLKAIAIERGVLDQDAAARMSDEEAYNLIFAPGFSTKKEISDISGRGVGMDVVKTKISQLNGSIHIDSAKGEGTRLTIKVPLTLAILPTLMVLVGKQTFAFPLATVNEIFHLDLSNTNVVDGQLTVIVRDKAIPLFYLDSWLVRGSLRERRKGQGHVVIIQQGSMQVGFVVDGLIGQEEVVIKPLGQMLQGTPGMAGATITSDGGIALILDVPALLKRYARKM from the coding sequence ATGAGCTTCGAGTTGGACGAAGACATCCTGCAGGACTTTCTGGTCGAGGCCGGCGAGATCCTGGAATTACTCTCAGAGCAGTTGGTGGAGCTGGAAAAGCGGCCCCAGGACAGCGATCTGCTGAACGCCATCTTCCGCGGTTTCCATACCGTCAAGGGTGGCGCCGGCTTCCTTGGCCTGAGCAACCTGGTGGATGTCTGCCATGGCGCCGAGAACGTCTTCGACCTCTTGAGGAACGGCCAGCGCCATGTCAATGCCGAGCTGATGGACGTGGTGCTGGCGGCCCTGGACACCATCAACGAGATGTTCGCCCTCATTCAGGAGCGCATCATCCCAGGCCCGGCCGACGAGACCCTGCTGGCTGGCCTGCATCGCCTCTGCGAGGAAGAGCAGGCCCAGGCCAGCGCCCCCGCGGCGGCGGTTGAGGCCCCGGCCGAGCCCGAAGCCATGCCGGTCGACCCCTCTGAAGTCTCATCCGGCGGCATCGACGAGATCACCGACGCCGAATTCGAAGCCCTGCTCGACGAGCTGCACGGCTCCAGCAAGGGCCCCTCCAGCGCAGAGGCCGCCCCTGCCACACCGGCGGCCGAAGCGCCGTCTTCTGCGCCATCCAGTGACGAGATCACCGACGACGAATTCGAAGCCCTGCTGGACCAGCTCCACGGCAAGGGCCAGTTCGGCGGTGCCGTGGATGACAAGGCCACCGAAGCCCCGGCCGAGGCGCCAAAGGCCGAGGACAAGGCCACCGCAGCCAAGGGTGGCGGCGATCTCATCAACGACGACGAATTCGAAGCCTTGCTGGACCAGCTGCACGGCAAGGGCAAGGGCCCTTCCGTCGACACGCCGGCCCCGGCCCGTGCTGACAAGGCCCCGGCCCCTGTCGCCAAGGCCGACACCCCGGCCCCGGCCGGCGTCGCCAGCCCGCCGCCCGAAACCACGGTGCGGGTGGACACCAAGAAGCTCGACGAGATCATGAACATGGTCGGCGAGCTGGTGCTGGTGCGTAACCGCCTGCTCTCTATCGGCCTCAACGCCGACGACGATGAGCTGTCCAAGGCGGTGGCCAACCTGGACGTGGTAACAGGGGATCTGCAGGGCGCCGTCATGCAGACCCGCATGCAGCCCATCAAGAAGGTGTTCGGCCGCTTCCCGCGGGTGGTGCGCGACCTTGCCCGCAGCCTCAAGAAGGACATCAACCTGGAGTTGGTGGGGGAAGAGACGGATCTGGACAAGAACCTGGTGGAGGCCCTGGCCGACCCCCTGGTGCACCTGGTGCGCAACGCCGTCGACCACGGCATAGAGATGCCCGACGCCCGCGCCAGCAGCGGCAAGCCGCGCAACGGCACCATAGTGCTGTCGGCCAGCCAGGAAGGGGACCATATCCTCTTGTCCATCACCGATGACGGTGCCGGCATGGACCCTGAGAAGCTCAAGGCCATCGCCATAGAGCGGGGCGTGCTGGACCAGGATGCGGCCGCCCGCATGTCCGACGAAGAGGCCTATAACCTCATCTTCGCCCCCGGTTTCTCCACCAAGAAGGAGATCTCCGACATCTCCGGCCGTGGCGTGGGCATGGACGTGGTCAAGACCAAGATCAGCCAGCTCAACGGCTCCATCCACATCGATTCCGCCAAGGGCGAGGGCACCCGCCTCACCATCAAGGTGCCCCTGACCCTGGCCATACTGCCGACCTTGATGGTGCTGGTGGGCAAGCAGACCTTTGCCTTCCCCCTGGCCACGGTCAACGAGATCTTCCACCTGGATCTGTCCAACACCAACGTGGTGGACGGCCAGCTCACCGTCATAGTGCGGGACAAGGCCATACCGCTCTTCTACCTCGACAGCTGGCTGGTCAGGGGCAGCCTGCGCGAGCGCCGCAAGGGCCAGGGCCATGTGGTGATCATCCAGCAGGGCTCCATGCAGGTGGGCTTCGTGGTGGATGGCCTCATCGGCCAGGAAGAAGTGGTGATCAAGCCCTTGGGCCAGATGCTCCAAGGCACCCCCGGCATGGCCGGCGCCACCATCACCTCCGATGGCGGCATCGCCCTGATTTTGGATGTACCGGCGCTGCTCAAGCGCTATGCCCGTAAGATGTAA
- a CDS encoding protein-glutamate methylesterase/protein-glutamine glutaminase, producing MPIRVLVVDDSSFFRRRVSEILTSDRDIEVIDTAINGKDAVEKAKALRPDVITMDIEMPVMDGISAVREIMLANPTPILMFSSLTHDGAKATLDALDAGALDFLPKRFEDIARDRNDAVATLLTRVKTLANRRGLSLIKARQLRSATPTIAKPEPAPLPVRSAGEREAPAPRRRRTAPYKLLAIGCSTGGPVALQQILTRLPANFPLPIVLIQHMPGTFTTAFAQRLDGLCQIKVKEAENGDRLQAGVAYLAPGGKQMLVEGAPSAMRLKVMEGPASLVYKPSVDITFASAAKVTGDVLSVILTGMGADGRDGARLLKAQGATLFAQDEASCVVYGMPQAVTAAGLSDESISLERIAGRILAEIGHG from the coding sequence ATGCCGATCCGTGTACTGGTGGTAGATGACTCCAGTTTCTTTCGCCGCCGGGTGTCAGAGATCCTGACTTCCGACCGCGATATCGAGGTCATAGATACCGCCATCAACGGCAAGGACGCCGTAGAAAAGGCCAAGGCATTGCGGCCTGATGTGATCACCATGGATATCGAGATGCCGGTCATGGACGGCATATCGGCGGTACGCGAGATCATGCTCGCCAACCCCACGCCCATTCTGATGTTCAGCTCCCTGACCCACGACGGCGCCAAGGCCACCCTGGACGCCCTGGATGCCGGGGCCCTGGACTTCCTGCCCAAGCGTTTCGAGGACATAGCCCGGGATCGCAACGACGCCGTGGCCACCCTGCTGACCCGGGTCAAGACCCTGGCCAACCGCCGTGGCCTCAGCCTCATCAAGGCCCGCCAGCTGCGCAGCGCCACCCCGACCATCGCCAAGCCCGAACCGGCTCCCCTGCCTGTCCGCAGCGCCGGTGAGCGGGAAGCCCCGGCACCGCGCCGGCGCCGCACTGCGCCCTACAAGCTGCTGGCCATCGGCTGTTCCACCGGCGGCCCCGTGGCGCTACAGCAGATCCTGACCCGGCTGCCCGCCAACTTCCCGCTGCCCATAGTCCTTATCCAGCACATGCCCGGCACCTTCACCACCGCCTTCGCCCAGCGCCTCGACGGCCTCTGCCAGATCAAGGTCAAGGAAGCCGAGAACGGTGACCGTCTCCAGGCCGGCGTCGCCTACCTGGCTCCCGGCGGCAAGCAGATGCTGGTGGAAGGGGCGCCCAGCGCCATGCGCCTCAAGGTGATGGAAGGCCCGGCCTCCCTGGTCTACAAACCCTCGGTGGACATCACCTTCGCCTCTGCGGCCAAGGTCACGGGGGACGTGCTGTCGGTGATCCTCACCGGCATGGGCGCGGACGGCCGCGACGGCGCCCGCCTGCTCAAGGCCCAGGGCGCCACCCTCTTTGCCCAGGACGAAGCCAGCTGCGTGGTCTACGGCATGCCCCAGGCGGTGACCGCCGCCGGCCTGAGCGACGAGTCCATCAGCCTGGAACGCATCGCCGGGCGCATCCTCGCCGAGATCGGCCATGGATAG
- a CDS encoding flagellar motor protein encodes MDRLALPAVLLGLGVILLALWLEGGQLASLLNGPALLIVVGGSLVATLAQCPWGRFQRWLTLCRWLASPPRQDLDGLSDNLQFWSQQCRNQGLLALEEVSDDYPDPFVRKGLQLLVDGAPPEQLRDLLESDLYLQQDGDYKAADIFQMMGGYAPTMGILGAVLGLIQAMGQLTNPEALGSGIATAFVATIYGVAFANLIFLPLGGRLHAIIDARSRYQEAAIVGLMSLGLGEHPAKVAMKLQSYQDH; translated from the coding sequence ATGGATAGACTGGCCCTGCCCGCCGTGCTGCTGGGGCTGGGAGTCATACTCCTGGCCCTCTGGCTCGAGGGCGGCCAACTGGCCAGCCTGCTCAACGGGCCGGCCTTGCTGATCGTGGTCGGGGGCTCCCTGGTGGCCACCCTGGCCCAATGCCCCTGGGGGCGCTTCCAGCGCTGGCTGACGCTTTGCCGCTGGCTGGCCTCGCCGCCGCGCCAGGATCTTGACGGCCTCTCCGACAACCTCCAGTTCTGGAGCCAGCAGTGCCGCAACCAGGGGCTGCTTGCCCTGGAAGAGGTGTCGGACGATTATCCCGATCCCTTCGTGCGCAAGGGCCTGCAACTGCTGGTGGACGGTGCCCCGCCGGAGCAACTGCGCGATCTCCTTGAAAGCGACCTCTACCTGCAGCAGGACGGCGACTACAAGGCCGCCGACATCTTCCAGATGATGGGCGGCTATGCCCCCACCATGGGCATCCTCGGCGCCGTGCTGGGGTTGATCCAGGCCATGGGCCAGCTCACCAACCCCGAGGCCCTGGGCTCCGGTATCGCCACCGCCTTCGTCGCCACCATCTACGGTGTGGCCTTCGCCAACCTCATCTTCCTGCCCCTGGGCGGCCGGCTCCACGCCATCATAGATGCGCGCAGCCGTTACCAGGAGGCGGCCATCGTCGGCCTGATGTCCCTGGGCCTCGGTGAGCATCCGGCCAAGGTGGCCATGAAGCTGCAGAGCTACCAGGACCACTGA
- a CDS encoding flagellar motor protein MotB: MYRYRRQHRVSHKEHSHRWLVSYADYMTLMFALFVVLYAFVLLEKDEYREVVSNLEQAIKKVARPYPKDGAPKEALQGNTGGQAMLPDGAGLLDGGEKLKEEGKGRQAADDGLLAEAPRQQLGVPLPDLAKKLETALDGNQALAGAKLKLGERWLTLELPDSLLFSQASATLQKPARDLLSSLAPALKGANNYIRVRGYTDSAPISDALFPSNWELSASRAAAVLRELVALGVEAPRLALEGYGAFGQEDGLGQAERRRVVLALSVYGWQKPRPQAKVTKAKAGEPEIKEISLPGGGIRITTRPDN; the protein is encoded by the coding sequence ATGTACCGCTACCGGCGCCAGCACAGGGTCAGCCACAAGGAGCACAGCCATCGCTGGCTGGTCTCCTATGCCGATTACATGACCCTGATGTTCGCCCTCTTCGTGGTGCTCTACGCCTTCGTGCTCCTGGAAAAGGACGAGTACCGGGAAGTGGTTTCCAACCTGGAGCAGGCCATCAAGAAGGTGGCCAGGCCCTATCCCAAGGACGGGGCGCCAAAGGAAGCCTTGCAGGGCAACACCGGCGGCCAGGCCATGCTGCCGGACGGCGCCGGCCTCCTTGACGGCGGCGAGAAGCTCAAAGAAGAGGGCAAGGGGCGGCAGGCGGCCGACGACGGCCTGCTGGCCGAGGCGCCTCGCCAGCAGCTGGGGGTGCCTTTGCCGGACTTGGCGAAAAAGCTGGAAACGGCCTTGGACGGCAACCAGGCCCTGGCTGGCGCCAAGCTCAAGCTGGGGGAGCGCTGGCTGACCTTGGAGCTGCCCGACAGCCTGCTCTTCTCCCAGGCCAGCGCCACCTTGCAGAAACCGGCACGAGACTTGCTTTCCTCCCTGGCACCGGCCCTGAAGGGCGCCAACAACTACATCCGGGTGAGGGGCTATACCGACAGCGCCCCCATCAGCGACGCCCTCTTCCCCTCGAACTGGGAACTGTCGGCGAGCCGGGCCGCCGCCGTGTTGCGGGAGCTGGTGGCCCTGGGGGTAGAGGCGCCCAGACTGGCCCTGGAAGGCTACGGCGCCTTTGGCCAGGAAGATGGCCTGGGCCAAGCCGAGCGGCGCCGGGTAGTGCTGGCCCTGTCGGTGTACGGCTGGCAAAAACCCCGGCCCCAAGCCAAGGTGACCAAGGCCAAGGCTGGGGAGCCTGAAATCAAAGAGATAAGCCTGCCCGGTGGCGGCATCCGCATCACCACCAGGCCGGACAATTGA
- a CDS encoding ParA family protein, with protein sequence MNIWTVANQKGGVGKTTTTVTLGALLAARGEPVLLIDMDPHASLTSYFGKTPEELQATLFDLLSAQQLTPALIDKATVEVGQNLFMWPAAMELATLDRQLGSREGLGLLLKQLLGKLDGLYAHVLIDCPPVLGVLMVNALAACQRVLVPVQTEFLAIKGLERMLRTLSMMEKSLKGERLVSIIPTMFDKRTRASLDALQELHQEFGSRVWQGMVPVDTKFRDASRDHVPLPVLMPHARGVEAYRQLLDSLLPLEVSV encoded by the coding sequence GTGAATATCTGGACTGTTGCAAACCAGAAGGGTGGGGTCGGCAAGACCACCACCACAGTCACCCTGGGGGCCTTGCTGGCCGCCAGGGGCGAACCTGTGCTGCTCATCGATATGGATCCCCATGCCTCCCTCACCAGCTATTTCGGCAAGACCCCCGAAGAGCTGCAGGCTACCCTTTTCGACCTGCTCTCTGCCCAGCAGCTGACTCCGGCCCTGATCGACAAGGCCACGGTAGAAGTGGGCCAGAACCTCTTCATGTGGCCGGCGGCCATGGAACTGGCCACCCTGGACCGGCAGCTCGGCAGCCGCGAGGGCCTGGGGCTGCTGCTCAAACAGTTGCTGGGCAAGCTGGACGGCCTCTATGCCCATGTGCTCATCGACTGCCCGCCCGTGCTGGGGGTGCTGATGGTCAACGCCCTGGCCGCCTGCCAGCGGGTGCTGGTGCCGGTACAGACCGAGTTCCTGGCCATCAAGGGCCTGGAAAGGATGCTGCGCACCTTGTCCATGATGGAGAAATCCCTCAAGGGCGAACGCCTGGTCAGCATCATCCCGACCATGTTCGACAAGCGTACCCGCGCCTCCCTGGACGCCCTCCAGGAGCTGCACCAGGAATTTGGCAGCCGGGTCTGGCAGGGCATGGTGCCGGTGGACACCAAGTTCCGCGACGCCAGCCGCGACCATGTACCCCTGCCGGTGCTGATGCCCCACGCCAGGGGTGTGGAGGCCTATCGGCAGCTCCTCGACAGCCTGCTGCCGCTGGAGGTGAGCGTATGA
- a CDS encoding chemotaxis protein CheW, whose protein sequence is MSLMDDYFASLLADPAAQPAPAPAAPQPAVPKTAAPRPLAERPAPASDDKDSLNKLLAQVRAAQQEQLEQKVEAKVEAPGAPQPVAPPPAPKAPVAEPKVEAQAQVAAEPAPVEVPPSPEREGSFQVLLFDVAGLELAVPLDKLGGIHQVGEVSPLFGKPAWFKGLMLHREQKMRVVDTALWVMPDKIKHQESNEDYRYLVMLQDSPWGLACNSLVRTERLDSEQVRWRQGGSKRPWLAGMVKERMCALLDVDALLAMLDKGLGGLDLEESKDKR, encoded by the coding sequence ATGAGCCTGATGGACGACTACTTCGCCTCTCTGCTGGCCGATCCTGCCGCCCAGCCGGCCCCCGCACCGGCAGCACCTCAGCCGGCTGTGCCCAAAACGGCGGCGCCTCGACCCCTGGCCGAGCGGCCGGCCCCGGCCAGCGACGACAAAGACAGCCTCAACAAGCTACTGGCCCAGGTCAGGGCTGCCCAGCAGGAACAGCTGGAACAAAAAGTCGAAGCCAAGGTGGAAGCGCCGGGGGCGCCCCAGCCTGTCGCACCGCCGCCGGCGCCCAAGGCGCCGGTCGCCGAACCCAAGGTCGAAGCCCAGGCCCAGGTGGCTGCCGAGCCGGCCCCGGTGGAAGTGCCCCCCAGTCCCGAGCGGGAGGGCAGCTTCCAGGTGCTGCTGTTCGACGTGGCGGGGCTTGAGTTGGCGGTGCCCCTGGATAAACTGGGCGGCATCCACCAGGTTGGGGAAGTGAGCCCGCTCTTTGGCAAGCCGGCCTGGTTCAAGGGCCTGATGTTGCACCGCGAGCAGAAGATGCGGGTGGTGGACACGGCACTTTGGGTAATGCCGGATAAAATAAAGCATCAAGAAAGCAACGAAGATTACCGATATCTGGTGATGTTGCAGGACAGCCCCTGGGGCCTGGCCTGCAACAGCCTGGTGCGTACCGAGCGCCTGGACAGCGAGCAGGTTCGCTGGCGCCAGGGCGGCAGCAAACGCCCCTGGCTGGCGGGCATGGTCAAGGAGCGGATGTGTGCGCTGCTGGACGTGGATGCCCTCCTGGCCATGCTCGACAAGGGCCTGGGTGGTCTGGATCTGGAAGAGAGTAAGGATAAGAGATGA
- a CDS encoding chemotaxis protein CheW has protein sequence MSNKQQLSKVAEANDQVLQWVTFQLDNETYGINVMQVQEVLRYSDIAPVPGAPDYVLGIINLRGNVVTVIDTRARFGLPPAEVSDQSRIVIIEADKEVIGILVDAVAEVVYLKRSDIEVAPNVGTEESAKFIQGVSNREGELLILVDLNKMLTDEEWEEIMSL, from the coding sequence ATGAGCAACAAGCAACAGCTTTCCAAAGTGGCGGAAGCCAATGATCAAGTCCTGCAGTGGGTGACCTTCCAGCTGGATAACGAAACCTACGGCATCAACGTGATGCAGGTGCAGGAAGTGCTGCGCTACTCCGACATAGCCCCAGTGCCCGGGGCCCCGGACTATGTGCTCGGCATCATCAACCTGCGCGGCAACGTGGTCACCGTCATCGACACCCGCGCCCGCTTCGGGCTGCCGCCGGCCGAAGTCAGCGACCAGTCCCGCATCGTCATCATCGAAGCGGACAAGGAAGTGATCGGCATACTGGTGGACGCCGTGGCCGAGGTGGTCTACCTCAAGCGCTCCGACATCGAAGTGGCCCCCAACGTCGGCACCGAGGAGAGCGCCAAGTTCATCCAAGGCGTCTCCAACCGCGAGGGCGAACTCCTGATCCTGGTCGATCTCAACAAGATGCTGACCGACGAGGAATGGGAAGAGATCATGAGCCTCTGA
- a CDS encoding DUF2802 domain-containing protein, which yields MNLLQLILLLLLVAVVALMYRRQNQLAKRLEDAERELAERGQLLHEVHSGALGMGQRLLALAADVEHLQGAQDELKSIDPEGKLYSRAAKMVALGADVEELMRECELPRAEAELLYNLHKRA from the coding sequence ATGAACCTTTTGCAGCTGATTCTGCTGCTCCTGCTGGTGGCCGTGGTGGCGCTGATGTACCGCCGCCAGAACCAGTTGGCCAAGCGCCTGGAGGATGCCGAGCGGGAACTGGCCGAGCGGGGTCAGTTGCTGCACGAAGTGCATTCAGGTGCTCTTGGCATGGGCCAGCGGCTGCTGGCCCTGGCCGCCGACGTCGAGCACCTCCAAGGTGCCCAGGACGAGCTCAAGAGCATAGATCCCGAAGGCAAGCTCTACAGCCGCGCCGCCAAGATGGTGGCCCTTGGGGCTGACGTCGAGGAGCTGATGCGCGAATGTGAGCTGCCAAGGGCCGAGGCCGAACTGCTCTACAATCTCCATAAACGCGCCTGA
- a CDS encoding EscU/YscU/HrcU family type III secretion system export apparatus switch protein, with product MANKDQALGLSYDGSSPPKLDFKLSGEEARRLVAQAREKGLLVHEDEGLLQSLARLEAGEEIPPELYQIVAELIAYAWLLMGKEPDYWRTPQGGISAKA from the coding sequence ATGGCAAACAAGGACCAGGCCCTCGGCCTTTCCTACGACGGCTCCAGCCCACCGAAGCTGGACTTCAAGCTGAGCGGTGAAGAAGCCAGGCGACTGGTGGCCCAGGCCCGCGAAAAGGGGCTCTTGGTCCACGAGGACGAGGGGCTGCTGCAAAGCCTGGCCCGGCTGGAGGCCGGCGAAGAGATACCCCCCGAGCTCTACCAGATAGTGGCGGAGCTCATCGCCTACGCCTGGCTGCTGATGGGCAAGGAGCCGGATTATTGGCGCACGCCGCAAGGCGGGATCAGCGCCAAGGCCTAA
- the ccmA gene encoding cytochrome c biogenesis heme-transporting ATPase CcmA, translated as MTYPLLAADNLCCIREERCLFEGLSFSLEPGQLVQLEGRNGAGKSSLLALLAGLARPDAGQVYYLGQPIEAVRQAYHQDLLFIGHQGGINPVLSPLENLAFYAKVLPAHPVDPWELLDRVGLFGFEEQPVGQLSAGQQRRVALARLWQSKARLWLLDEPMTAVDKKGVQALEAQLEAHCQGGGAVIFTTHQPLGLSLSHCLKLEAA; from the coding sequence ATGACCTATCCCCTTCTTGCTGCTGACAATTTATGTTGCATCCGAGAGGAGCGCTGCCTGTTCGAAGGCCTGAGTTTCTCCTTGGAGCCAGGCCAGCTGGTGCAGTTGGAAGGGCGCAACGGCGCCGGCAAAAGCAGCCTGCTGGCGCTTCTGGCGGGCCTCGCCAGGCCTGATGCCGGCCAGGTGTACTACCTGGGCCAGCCCATAGAGGCGGTGCGCCAGGCTTATCATCAGGATCTGCTGTTCATCGGCCACCAGGGCGGCATCAACCCTGTGCTGAGCCCCCTCGAAAACCTTGCCTTCTACGCCAAGGTGCTGCCGGCCCATCCGGTGGACCCCTGGGAGCTGCTGGACAGGGTAGGGCTCTTCGGCTTCGAAGAGCAGCCCGTGGGCCAGCTCTCCGCCGGCCAGCAGCGGCGGGTGGCCTTGGCCCGGCTCTGGCAGAGCAAGGCCAGGCTCTGGTTGCTGGACGAACCCATGACGGCGGTGGACAAGAAGGGTGTCCAGGCCCTGGAAGCGCAACTTGAGGCCCATTGCCAGGGCGGCGGCGCCGTCATCTTCACCACCCACCAGCCCCTGGGGCTCTCGTTGAGCCACTGCCTTAAGCTGGAGGCGGCGTGA
- the ccmB gene encoding heme exporter protein CcmB, giving the protein MRTAFTSILKRDLQVAFRRRAEVLNPLVFYLLVITLFPLGLGPEPQLLARLAPGILWVAVLLSALLSFERLFKDDLADGSLPQLMLLPLPLPLVALAKVCAHWLLTALPLLVLSPLAAVLLHLDGAGWWALLLTLLLGSPALSLVGAVGVALTVGLKRGGILLSLLVLPLYIPILIFAVGAMEAAGLGLGYQGQLALLGAISMAALTLCPFAIAAALRVSLD; this is encoded by the coding sequence GTGAGGACGGCTTTTACCAGCATCCTCAAGCGCGACCTGCAGGTCGCTTTTCGCCGCCGGGCCGAGGTGCTCAATCCCCTTGTTTTCTACCTGCTGGTCATCACCCTCTTTCCCCTGGGCCTGGGGCCAGAGCCGCAGCTGCTGGCCCGCCTGGCGCCCGGCATCCTCTGGGTGGCGGTGTTGCTGTCGGCGCTGCTGTCCTTCGAGCGGCTGTTCAAGGACGATCTGGCGGACGGCTCCCTGCCGCAGTTGATGCTGTTGCCGCTACCCCTGCCGCTGGTGGCGTTGGCCAAGGTCTGTGCCCACTGGCTGTTGACGGCCTTGCCGCTGCTGGTGCTGTCGCCCCTGGCGGCGGTGCTGCTGCACCTGGACGGGGCCGGCTGGTGGGCGCTGCTGCTGACGTTGCTGCTGGGCAGCCCGGCCCTGAGCCTGGTGGGGGCCGTGGGCGTGGCCCTGACGGTGGGGCTAAAAAGGGGCGGTATCCTTTTGAGTTTGCTGGTATTACCCCTGTATATTCCCATATTGATATTCGCGGTCGGCGCCATGGAGGCGGCCGGCCTTGGCCTTGGCTACCAAGGGCAGCTGGCGCTGCTGGGCGCCATCAGCATGGCGGCTTTGACCCTCTGTCCCTTTGCCATAGCGGCGGCGCTGCGGGTCAGCCTGGATTGA
- a CDS encoding heme ABC transporter permease, with translation MWSWLHPYAKPEKAYGLCRRLQPWLLWPALALLVLGSVWGLAFVPPDYQQGDSFRIIYLHVPTAMLGMGGYLAMAIAALVGLVWQQRLAELAIQAVAPVGAVFTFLSLFTGAVWGKPTWGTWWEWDARLTSQLILLFLYLGVMALYGAISDKRTAGRAAGLLALVGVVNLPIIHYSVQWWNTLHQGSTISRLDPTIDPSMIWPLLVNLAGFALLLGALSLKRMATLLLAQESRRPWVIKMLEARHVL, from the coding sequence ATGTGGAGCTGGTTACACCCTTACGCCAAGCCGGAAAAGGCCTACGGGCTCTGCCGGCGCCTGCAGCCCTGGCTGTTGTGGCCGGCCCTGGCGCTGCTGGTGCTGGGGTCGGTTTGGGGCCTTGCCTTCGTCCCCCCCGATTACCAGCAGGGGGACAGCTTTCGCATCATCTACCTCCATGTGCCCACCGCCATGCTGGGCATGGGGGGCTACCTGGCCATGGCCATAGCGGCCCTGGTGGGGCTGGTCTGGCAACAGCGCCTGGCCGAGCTGGCCATACAGGCGGTAGCGCCTGTGGGGGCCGTCTTCACCTTCCTGTCGCTCTTCACCGGCGCCGTCTGGGGCAAACCCACCTGGGGTACCTGGTGGGAATGGGACGCACGCCTGACGTCCCAGTTGATCCTCTTGTTCCTCTACCTGGGGGTGATGGCCCTCTATGGCGCCATCAGCGACAAGCGCACCGCCGGCCGCGCCGCCGGCCTGCTGGCCCTGGTGGGGGTAGTCAACCTGCCCATCATCCATTACTCGGTGCAGTGGTGGAACACCCTGCACCAGGGCTCTACCATCAGCCGCCTGGACCCGACCATAGATCCCAGCATGATCTGGCCGCTGCTGGTCAACCTGGCCGGCTTTGCCCTGCTGCTGGGGGCATTGTCCCTCAAGCGCATGGCCACCCTGCTCCTGGCCCAGGAGTCGCGGCGGCCCTGGGTCATCAAGATGCTGGAGGCCAGGCATGTACTTTAA
- the ccmD gene encoding heme exporter protein CcmD — MYFKDWHAFLAMGGHGVYVWLAYGVSLLSLLGLVWYLWRAEKSFWQSLDKREARARRRAQRSMEEVIDEPAS, encoded by the coding sequence ATGTACTTTAAGGATTGGCACGCTTTCCTGGCCATGGGCGGCCACGGTGTCTACGTTTGGCTGGCCTACGGTGTCTCTTTGCTGAGCCTGTTGGGTCTGGTCTGGTACCTGTGGCGGGCCGAAAAATCCTTCTGGCAGAGCCTGGACAAGCGCGAAGCCAGGGCAAGGCGCCGGGCCCAGCGCAGCATGGAGGAGGTCATCGATGAACCCGCGTCGTAA
- the ccmE gene encoding cytochrome c maturation protein CcmE encodes MNPRRKARLAIVLAIGLGLSATVGLVLYALGQNIDLFYTPVEMHHGKDGVLPQAGQRLRIGGLVVPGTVTRDAKSLAVSFDLTDNSGERVRVSYVGILPDLFREGQGIVAQGRLQADGTVQASEVLAKHDEKYMPPEVAGAAKAQHERGVNGS; translated from the coding sequence ATGAACCCGCGTCGTAAGGCCAGGCTGGCGATAGTGCTGGCCATAGGGCTGGGGCTCAGCGCCACTGTCGGCCTGGTGCTCTACGCCCTTGGCCAGAACATCGATCTCTTCTACACCCCGGTGGAGATGCACCACGGCAAGGATGGCGTGTTACCCCAGGCCGGCCAGCGGCTGCGTATCGGCGGCCTGGTGGTGCCCGGCACTGTGACGCGTGACGCCAAAAGCCTGGCGGTGAGCTTCGATCTTACCGACAACAGCGGCGAGCGGGTCAGGGTCAGCTATGTGGGGATATTGCCGGATCTCTTCCGGGAGGGGCAGGGCATAGTGGCCCAGGGCCGCCTCCAGGCCGACGGCACTGTCCAGGCATCCGAAGTGCTGGCCAAGCACGACGAGAAATACATGCCGCCCGAAGTGGCGGGTGCCGCCAAGGCCCAGCATGAGCGAGGCGTCAATGGTTCCTGA